The following proteins come from a genomic window of Phnomibacter ginsenosidimutans:
- a CDS encoding tetratricopeptide repeat protein, translating into MHYSKQNDVVSAEKYYRRAIAKDSQLAIARVNLASILNATGKNTEALQQLQIAAKIEPNSDHIFYTLGLLYAELKEMEPAEKALQKAITLNKQNIRAQYNYGILLQQQGKQDAAEKVYTTALEQAPTNADLLNALTILYMQTNQREKAITTGKILQQYHGTNPAYSNLLQQLRLQ; encoded by the coding sequence CTGCATTACAGCAAGCAAAACGATGTGGTAAGTGCCGAAAAATATTATAGAAGAGCTATTGCAAAAGACAGCCAACTGGCCATTGCAAGGGTAAACCTCGCTTCTATTTTAAACGCTACGGGCAAAAACACCGAAGCCTTGCAGCAACTGCAAATAGCTGCAAAAATTGAACCCAACAGCGACCATATATTCTATACCCTTGGCCTGCTATATGCCGAACTGAAAGAAATGGAACCGGCAGAAAAAGCATTGCAAAAAGCTATTACCCTCAACAAGCAAAACATAAGAGCACAGTATAATTATGGCATACTGCTGCAACAACAAGGCAAGCAGGATGCTGCAGAAAAAGTATATACAACAGCATTAGAACAAGCACCCACCAATGCCGACCTGCTGAATGCCCTAACCATTTTATACATGCAAACCAATCAAAGAGAAAAAGCTATTACTACCGGAAAAATTTTGCAGCAATATCATGGAACCAACCCCGCATACAGCAACTTACTTCAGCAATTGAGGCTGCAATAA
- a CDS encoding glycogen debranching protein, protein MYQSDEFTVYTDKVVQGKYEATVVSPTEVRSNYVSAASQQYSRLVKFKVSINEKDNEMLPGQDHWVLIGDEHESDIKTFGQNDGAVPAKDPGFLPPNYEYTFRINMAPVLRQFAAQGYFEAFDGSKVAKADFKGFYLAGGSEPLTWDFVNLDEQGLKLTDEDNDSVYSIKLKLNPLNPEDTAAKTWKLSKDISAKPSYTSEQPIVDALFNLSLEEALKNIEPDTTFRTGAKWGGVWTRDISYSILLAFAYHEPEVAKHSLMKKVKRRRIIQDTGSGGAWPVSSDRTTWALAAWEIYKATGDTAWLRNAYEIINNSLQDDAKVVGLTTSGMYSGESSFLDWREQTYPRWMDNKDIYMSENLGTNAVHFQAHNILSLMAKELGMDVGNHAATALNIRTGIDNVLWMADKGYYAQYSYGRAFANVSPRFEALGEALAVLFDVADKEKAKSIISKSPITPYGVTCIYPQIPNIPPYHNNGIWPFVQSFWNLAAAKAGNEQALSHGLAAIYRAGALFLTNYENFVAETGDYAGTEINSDRMLWSMAGNLAMVHRVFMGIHLEANGIRFQPAVPAAYKGSKTLRNFKYRNAMLDITVNGTGNVIESITLDGKPLANAFLPGNTIGKHQVVINMNNQSFDKDGINLQPVHFSLPDPQVTLNGNQLSWKAIKGARKYWVYKNGSVVSKQADPGFVISDNSLAEYKVSSIDEKGYESFTSEPVLFGRQQQQLQVELEQFAAPSSLSYTGFAGKGFVAISNTENTTLNITVQVPTAGRYLVDFRYANGSGPWNTDNKCAIRSLYVNTQYAGSFVFPQRGKDEWSEWGYSNARYLNLNAGTNNLQLKLEPWNINMNVDVNTAMLDALRLVKM, encoded by the coding sequence TTGTATCAGTCGGATGAGTTTACCGTGTATACCGATAAAGTAGTGCAGGGTAAATACGAAGCCACTGTGGTTTCTCCCACAGAAGTCCGTTCCAATTATGTGAGTGCTGCCAGCCAGCAGTATAGTCGTTTGGTAAAATTTAAAGTGAGCATCAATGAAAAAGACAATGAGATGCTGCCGGGCCAGGACCACTGGGTGCTGATTGGTGATGAACACGAATCGGATATCAAAACATTCGGGCAAAATGATGGCGCCGTACCGGCAAAAGATCCGGGTTTTTTGCCACCCAACTACGAGTATACATTTCGCATCAATATGGCGCCGGTACTGCGTCAATTTGCGGCACAGGGGTATTTTGAAGCATTTGATGGCAGTAAGGTGGCAAAGGCCGATTTCAAAGGATTTTATTTGGCCGGTGGAAGCGAACCACTCACCTGGGATTTTGTAAACCTCGATGAGCAAGGGTTAAAGCTGACGGATGAAGACAACGATTCGGTGTACAGCATCAAACTCAAACTCAATCCGCTCAACCCCGAAGACACTGCTGCCAAAACATGGAAACTTTCAAAAGACATTTCCGCAAAGCCTTCTTACACTTCGGAGCAGCCCATTGTTGATGCTTTGTTCAATCTGAGTTTGGAAGAAGCACTCAAGAATATTGAACCCGATACCACTTTCCGTACAGGTGCCAAATGGGGTGGTGTATGGACCCGTGATATCAGCTACAGCATCTTGCTGGCTTTTGCTTATCACGAACCAGAAGTGGCCAAGCACAGCCTCATGAAAAAAGTGAAGCGCCGTCGTATTATACAAGATACGGGTAGTGGTGGTGCATGGCCTGTCAGCAGCGACCGTACCACCTGGGCACTGGCAGCATGGGAAATATACAAAGCCACCGGCGATACAGCTTGGCTGCGCAATGCCTATGAAATCATCAACAACAGCTTGCAGGATGATGCCAAAGTGGTTGGACTGACCACATCGGGCATGTACAGTGGCGAGTCGTCTTTTCTCGATTGGCGGGAGCAAACTTATCCCCGCTGGATGGACAACAAAGACATTTACATGAGTGAAAACCTCGGTACGAATGCCGTGCATTTTCAGGCACACAACATACTTAGTCTGATGGCGAAAGAACTGGGCATGGATGTCGGCAATCATGCAGCTACCGCACTCAATATTCGTACAGGTATTGATAACGTACTTTGGATGGCTGATAAAGGCTATTACGCACAGTACAGCTACGGCCGTGCATTCGCCAATGTATCGCCCCGTTTTGAAGCCTTGGGCGAAGCACTAGCTGTATTGTTTGATGTGGCGGATAAAGAGAAAGCGAAAAGTATTATTTCAAAGTCGCCAATCACACCTTACGGTGTTACTTGTATCTATCCGCAAATCCCTAACATTCCACCGTATCACAACAATGGTATTTGGCCTTTTGTACAATCGTTTTGGAATTTGGCGGCAGCCAAAGCTGGCAACGAACAAGCATTATCGCATGGCCTCGCAGCTATTTATCGTGCTGGCGCTTTGTTCCTCACCAACTACGAAAACTTTGTAGCCGAAACTGGTGACTATGCTGGCACAGAAATCAACAGCGACCGCATGTTGTGGAGCATGGCTGGTAATCTGGCGATGGTGCACCGGGTGTTTATGGGCATTCATTTGGAGGCCAATGGCATTCGTTTTCAGCCGGCAGTGCCTGCGGCATACAAAGGCAGCAAAACGCTGCGCAATTTCAAATACCGAAATGCCATGCTCGATATAACGGTCAATGGCACGGGCAATGTGATTGAATCCATTACACTGGATGGAAAACCATTGGCAAATGCTTTTTTGCCAGGCAATACCATTGGCAAACATCAGGTGGTCATCAACATGAACAATCAGTCTTTTGACAAGGATGGCATCAATCTGCAACCGGTACATTTCAGCCTGCCCGATCCACAAGTAACGTTGAATGGCAACCAACTCAGCTGGAAGGCCATCAAAGGGGCCCGTAAGTATTGGGTGTATAAAAATGGTAGTGTTGTCAGCAAGCAAGCTGATCCCGGATTCGTGATAAGCGACAATAGTTTGGCTGAATACAAAGTGAGTTCCATTGATGAAAAAGGTTATGAATCATTTACCAGTGAACCTGTATTGTTCGGCCGCCAGCAACAACAACTGCAAGTGGAACTGGAACAGTTTGCAGCACCGTCATCATTGTCCTATACAGGCTTTGCAGGCAAGGGTTTTGTAGCCATCAGCAATACTGAAAATACCACACTGAACATCACAGTGCAAGTGCCTACAGCAGGTCGTTACCTTGTCGATTTTCGCTATGCCAATGGCAGTGGTCCGTGGAATACGGACAACAAATGTGCCATCCGCAGTTTGTATGTGAATACGCAATATGCAGGCAGCTTTGTGTTTCCACAACGGGGTAAGGATGAGTGGAGCGAATGGGGCTACAGCAATGCACGGTACCTGAATTTGAATGCCGGCACTAACAACCTGCAACTCAAGCTGGAGCCTTGGAACATTAACATGAATGTGGATGTTAACACGGCGATGCTGGATGCCTTACGATTGGTGAAGATGTAG
- a CDS encoding CHAP domain-containing protein: MKYPGRIIRKGDTDTRIVKAIQTRLQQLGIERFDGTGIFGTKTEQAIRLFQARFIDQEGMPLTIDGEVGSITWEALFGKAKVPDNHSTSNKWIEAVLQTARGEIGVLEQPSGSNWGPRIKKYLQTVNINFPAAWCAAFVYWCFEETALAAEKPNPLVKTGGVLAHWNKTTGKKITAEEAVNNPALIKPGQIFIMSFGGGLGHTGIVESVQGGFITVIEGNTNDGGSREGVGVFRRTRKIATINKGFIEYKI, from the coding sequence ATGAAATATCCCGGCCGTATTATCCGCAAGGGCGACACCGACACCCGCATTGTGAAAGCCATCCAAACCCGACTCCAACAATTAGGCATCGAAAGATTTGATGGCACCGGCATTTTTGGCACTAAAACCGAGCAAGCCATTCGCTTGTTTCAGGCCCGTTTTATCGATCAGGAAGGCATGCCACTGACCATAGATGGCGAAGTGGGCAGCATTACTTGGGAGGCGCTGTTTGGCAAAGCCAAAGTGCCCGATAACCATAGCACCAGCAACAAGTGGATAGAAGCCGTATTGCAAACGGCCCGTGGCGAAATTGGGGTGCTGGAGCAACCCAGCGGCAGCAACTGGGGGCCACGCATTAAAAAGTATTTGCAAACCGTCAATATCAACTTTCCGGCGGCATGGTGTGCTGCATTTGTGTATTGGTGTTTTGAAGAAACAGCACTGGCGGCAGAAAAGCCCAACCCGTTGGTAAAAACCGGCGGCGTACTGGCACATTGGAATAAAACCACCGGCAAAAAAATAACGGCGGAAGAAGCGGTGAACAATCCGGCACTGATAAAACCGGGGCAAATATTCATCATGAGTTTTGGTGGTGGATTGGGCCATACCGGCATTGTAGAAAGTGTGCAGGGTGGATTCATTACCGTGATAGAAGGCAATACCAATGATGGCGGCAGCCGCGAAGGCGTGGGCGTATTTCGCCGGACAAGAAAAATAGCAACGATTAATAAGGGGTTTATTGAGTATAAGATTTGA
- a CDS encoding DNA polymerase III subunit gamma/tau, with protein MEKFIVSARKYRPQTFSSVVGQQHITTTLKNSIRNNTLAHAFLFCGPRGVGKTTCARILAKTINCESLQEDGEACNECPSCVSFNNGSSLNIHELDAASNNSVDDIRELVTQVRFAPQEGKYKIYIIDEVHMLSQAAFNAFLKTLEEPPSYAKFILATTEKHKILPTILSRCQIFDFKRITNADTVEHLQEIAQKESINADKSALQLIAQKSEGCMRDSLSILDKIVSFTDGKLTYQNTLEHLNLLDEDYYFQLLDAVTGQDVTTALLLFDQINRKGFEGNTVLEGFAEFMRNLMVSRDPKAAALLDVLEGMQERYAKTAASLPLSYLVSALNVISQASMQFRDVHNKRLHVELCLIKLCYLQQALELVADSSGHVVKKSKVSAPVAVKTKPVAPIFKTAPAAGEARFDIETPKPQAPVAPVQKAAVPPVAVATVPVAAAPVQETVPAPPKPMPSAMPAAAVKPAGGKTSLLDKLKQQVQQNGGKAVVEARMPVLEEVQQLWDAHAIKVKEMQKHSTVTNMQLATLAVQDDTVIITSETVFGAKMLEQEATDLTEAFRQHFHNVSIKVKIEVNEDEASKQPKVLEPRYLNTAERYKLMVDHYPLVKELKERLKLDLGF; from the coding sequence TGGCACATGCCTTTTTGTTTTGCGGTCCCAGGGGCGTGGGCAAAACCACCTGTGCCCGTATTTTGGCCAAAACCATCAACTGCGAAAGCCTGCAAGAGGATGGTGAAGCCTGCAATGAATGTCCCAGCTGCGTGTCGTTCAACAATGGCAGTTCGCTCAACATTCATGAGCTCGATGCGGCCAGCAACAACAGCGTAGATGATATCCGGGAGCTGGTAACACAGGTTCGCTTTGCTCCGCAAGAAGGTAAATACAAGATTTACATCATCGATGAGGTGCACATGCTGAGTCAGGCGGCCTTCAACGCCTTTTTGAAAACGCTGGAAGAGCCACCTTCTTATGCCAAGTTCATTTTGGCCACCACCGAAAAGCACAAAATTCTGCCCACTATTTTGAGTCGTTGTCAAATCTTCGATTTCAAACGCATTACCAATGCCGACACGGTGGAGCACCTGCAGGAAATTGCGCAAAAAGAAAGCATCAATGCCGATAAATCTGCCCTGCAACTCATTGCCCAAAAGAGTGAAGGCTGCATGCGGGATTCGCTGAGTATTCTCGATAAGATTGTGAGTTTTACCGATGGTAAACTCACATATCAAAATACGCTGGAGCACCTCAACCTGCTCGATGAAGATTATTATTTCCAACTGCTGGATGCCGTAACCGGGCAAGATGTAACTACTGCCTTGTTGCTCTTCGATCAAATCAACCGCAAGGGTTTTGAAGGCAACACGGTGCTCGAAGGTTTTGCAGAATTTATGCGCAACCTCATGGTGAGCCGCGACCCCAAAGCCGCTGCACTGTTGGATGTGCTGGAAGGCATGCAGGAACGCTACGCTAAAACTGCTGCCAGCCTGCCGCTCAGTTATCTGGTGAGTGCTCTCAATGTCATCAGTCAGGCCTCTATGCAGTTCCGCGACGTGCACAACAAACGCCTGCATGTAGAACTGTGCCTCATCAAGCTTTGCTATTTGCAGCAAGCACTGGAACTGGTGGCGGATTCTTCGGGCCATGTGGTAAAAAAATCAAAAGTGTCGGCGCCGGTGGCAGTAAAAACAAAGCCCGTTGCCCCCATTTTTAAAACAGCACCCGCTGCCGGCGAAGCCCGGTTTGATATAGAAACGCCCAAGCCGCAGGCACCCGTGGCGCCGGTACAAAAAGCGGCGGTTCCTCCTGTGGCTGTAGCTACGGTTCCGGTTGCTGCAGCACCCGTGCAGGAAACCGTACCTGCCCCTCCCAAACCCATGCCGTCAGCCATGCCAGCTGCTGCAGTAAAACCTGCCGGCGGCAAAACTTCCTTGCTCGACAAACTGAAACAGCAGGTACAGCAAAATGGTGGCAAAGCCGTGGTGGAAGCCCGCATGCCGGTGCTGGAAGAGGTACAGCAACTCTGGGATGCTCATGCCATTAAAGTAAAAGAAATGCAGAAGCACAGCACCGTTACCAACATGCAGTTGGCTACGCTGGCCGTGCAAGACGATACCGTTATCATCACCAGCGAAACTGTGTTCGGTGCCAAAATGCTGGAGCAGGAAGCCACCGATTTGACAGAAGCATTTCGTCAGCATTTTCACAATGTGTCCATCAAGGTAAAAATTGAAGTGAACGAGGATGAGGCTTCCAAACAGCCGAAAGTGCTGGAGCCCCGCTACCTCAATACCGCCGAACGCTACAAGCTGATGGTAGATCATTACCCGCTGGTAAAAGAATTGAAAGAACGATTGAAACTGGACCTGGGTTTTTAA
- a CDS encoding dihydrolipoamide acetyltransferase family protein: MASAPAAAPVTAAQAPAAPAATVAPFVPGGAGEGYSDTANSQMRKVIAKRLSESKFTAPHFYLKMEINMDNAMAARTKLNEISPAKISFNDMIIKASAMALKKHPAVNSSWMGDFIRTYEHVHIGMAVAIPDGLIVPVIRFADQKTLSQIAAEAKELGGKAKGKKLQPNEFTGNTFTISNLGMMDIDEFTAIVNPPDSCILAVGKIKEEVYRNAKGEFAVRNIMKLTLSCDHRSVDGSVGAAFLQTLKAFLENPVTMLV, encoded by the coding sequence GTGGCCAGTGCTCCTGCTGCTGCCCCTGTGACCGCTGCTCAGGCTCCTGCCGCACCTGCTGCTACTGTTGCGCCATTTGTACCGGGTGGTGCCGGCGAAGGCTACAGCGATACTGCCAACAGCCAAATGCGCAAAGTGATTGCCAAGCGCCTCAGCGAAAGCAAATTCACCGCACCGCATTTCTATCTCAAGATGGAAATCAACATGGACAACGCCATGGCGGCCCGCACCAAACTCAACGAAATCAGCCCTGCCAAAATCAGCTTCAATGACATGATCATTAAAGCATCGGCCATGGCGCTGAAAAAGCATCCTGCAGTAAACAGTAGCTGGATGGGCGATTTTATCCGTACTTACGAACATGTGCACATTGGTATGGCCGTTGCCATTCCTGATGGATTGATTGTGCCGGTGATTCGTTTTGCCGACCAAAAAACCTTGAGCCAAATTGCTGCCGAAGCCAAAGAACTGGGTGGCAAAGCCAAAGGCAAAAAGTTGCAACCGAATGAGTTTACCGGCAACACATTTACCATCAGCAACCTGGGTATGATGGATATTGATGAATTTACTGCCATTGTAAACCCGCCTGATAGTTGCATTTTGGCCGTTGGAAAAATTAAAGAAGAAGTGTACCGCAATGCTAAAGGCGAATTTGCCGTAAGAAACATCATGAAACTTACGCTGAGTTGCGATCACCGCAGTGTGGACGGATCGGTAGGTGCCGCTTTCCTGCAAACACTGAAAGCGTTCCTCGAAAATCCGGTAACCATGCTGGTTTAA
- a CDS encoding class I SAM-dependent methyltransferase yields MSAEFWNQRYAETAFAYGEEPNAFFAEQLMRLTPGQLLLPAEGEGRNAVFAARQGWQVTAFDLSATAKEKCTQLAAKHQVAVHFEIDDAALFLYGEEKYDAIALVFAHFPPELRWQVHQQAAAALKPGGILILEAFTPAQLHYNSGGPKEISMLYTASTLRQDFHPLQVQYCEEVLTTLDEGPYHQGMAAVVRLVAKKP; encoded by the coding sequence ATGTCTGCAGAGTTTTGGAATCAACGATATGCTGAAACGGCATTTGCCTACGGTGAAGAGCCGAATGCTTTTTTTGCCGAACAATTGATGCGGCTTACACCCGGTCAACTCTTGCTGCCTGCCGAAGGTGAAGGCCGCAATGCAGTGTTTGCTGCTCGCCAAGGCTGGCAGGTAACGGCTTTCGATTTGAGTGCTACAGCCAAAGAAAAATGCACCCAATTGGCGGCCAAGCATCAGGTGGCTGTTCATTTTGAAATTGATGATGCGGCTTTGTTCTTATACGGTGAAGAAAAGTATGATGCCATCGCATTGGTCTTTGCTCACTTTCCGCCAGAGTTGCGCTGGCAGGTACATCAGCAGGCTGCTGCCGCACTAAAGCCGGGCGGCATACTCATTCTGGAAGCCTTTACGCCTGCACAATTGCATTACAACAGCGGTGGTCCCAAAGAAATTTCCATGCTGTATACCGCTTCTACATTGCGGCAAGATTTTCATCCGCTTCAGGTGCAGTACTGCGAAGAAGTACTCACAACTCTCGATGAAGGTCCTTATCATCAGGGCATGGCAGCCGTTGTGCGGTTAGTGGCCAAAAAACCATAA
- a CDS encoding biotin/lipoyl-containing protein: MAEIETDKATMELESYQEGTLLHLGTAAGGKLQVDDLLVVLGTPGEDISALLAGGAAPAPAAAPVAEAPAAAPAAAASSLDLASIEEVVLMPRLSDTMTEGVIANWVKKVGETVSKGDVLAEIETDKATMELESYKNGVLLYQGAAAGEKIQVNDLLCIIGPADFKIDEIVAAAKAGAGAAPAAPKAEAAAPAATPAPAAAAPVAAAPEVVNTGRILASPLAKKLAADKGIDLRYVKAVATTVVLLSKT; this comes from the coding sequence TTGGCAGAAATCGAAACCGATAAAGCCACTATGGAACTGGAAAGTTATCAGGAAGGTACCCTGCTGCACCTCGGCACTGCTGCCGGTGGCAAGCTGCAGGTAGACGACCTGCTGGTAGTGCTGGGTACACCCGGCGAAGATATTTCGGCCTTGCTGGCTGGCGGCGCTGCTCCTGCACCTGCTGCGGCTCCCGTGGCCGAAGCTCCCGCTGCTGCTCCTGCCGCTGCGGCTTCATCTCTCGATTTGGCCAGCATTGAAGAAGTGGTGCTCATGCCCCGCCTCAGCGATACCATGACCGAAGGGGTGATTGCCAACTGGGTAAAAAAAGTAGGCGAGACCGTAAGCAAAGGCGATGTACTCGCAGAAATAGAAACCGACAAAGCCACCATGGAGCTCGAAAGCTACAAGAATGGTGTGCTCCTGTACCAAGGTGCTGCTGCCGGCGAAAAAATTCAGGTAAATGATTTGCTCTGCATCATTGGCCCCGCCGATTTTAAAATTGATGAGATTGTAGCCGCCGCCAAAGCTGGCGCTGGTGCTGCACCTGCTGCCCCCAAGGCTGAAGCTGCTGCGCCTGCTGCTACTCCTGCTCCGGCTGCCGCTGCACCAGTAGCTGCTGCTCCCGAAGTGGTAAACACCGGCCGTATTTTAGCCAGTCCTCTCGCCAAAAAACTCGCTGCCGACAAAGGCATCGACCTGCGGTATGTAAAGGCAGTGGCGACCACGGTCGTATTATTAAGCAAGACGTAG
- the fumC gene encoding class II fumarate hydratase produces MDYRIEKDTMGEVQVPVNAYYGAQTQRSVDNFKIAQDINRMPKEIIRAFAYLKKAAAITNFEAGVLPEEKCKLIGQVCDEILEGKLDDYFPLVVWQTGSGTQSNMNVNEVVAYRGHVLNGGSLTDKEKFLHPNDDVNKSQSSNDTFPTAMHIAAYKILLEVTIPGIEKLRNTLAEKSKAFMHVVKIGRTHFMDATPLTLGQEFSGYVSQLDHGLKAIKNTLKHLSELALGGTAVGTGINTPKGYSENVAKHIAALTGLPFVTAENKFEALAAHDAIVEAHGALKTVAVSLMKIANDIRMLSSGPRSGIGEIFIPDNEPGSSIMPGKVNPTQCEALTMIAAQVLGNDVAINIGGATGHFELNVFKPVMIYNFLHSARLIGDGCVSFNDKCAVGIEPIEANIKKHVDNSLMLVTALNTKIGYYKAAEIAQKAHKEGTTLKEMAVKLGYVTPEEFDAWVIPADMVGELK; encoded by the coding sequence ATGGACTACCGGATAGAAAAAGACACGATGGGCGAAGTGCAAGTGCCCGTGAATGCATACTATGGTGCACAAACCCAGCGCAGTGTCGACAATTTTAAAATTGCGCAAGACATCAACCGCATGCCCAAAGAAATCATCCGGGCATTTGCTTACCTCAAAAAAGCAGCGGCCATCACCAACTTTGAAGCAGGTGTACTGCCCGAAGAAAAATGCAAACTCATTGGCCAGGTGTGTGATGAAATTCTTGAAGGCAAACTCGATGATTATTTTCCGCTGGTGGTGTGGCAAACAGGTAGCGGCACACAGAGTAATATGAATGTAAATGAAGTGGTGGCTTACCGTGGCCACGTACTCAATGGTGGTAGCCTCACCGATAAGGAGAAGTTTTTACATCCCAACGATGACGTGAACAAGTCGCAGTCATCTAACGATACCTTCCCCACTGCCATGCACATTGCGGCGTATAAAATTTTGCTGGAAGTAACCATCCCCGGCATCGAAAAGCTGCGCAATACACTGGCCGAAAAAAGCAAGGCCTTTATGCATGTGGTAAAAATTGGCCGCACCCACTTCATGGATGCCACTCCACTTACACTTGGTCAGGAGTTCAGTGGCTATGTATCGCAACTCGACCATGGTTTGAAAGCCATCAAAAATACGCTGAAACACCTGAGTGAACTGGCGCTTGGTGGTACAGCCGTAGGTACTGGCATCAACACGCCAAAAGGCTACAGCGAAAATGTAGCGAAGCATATTGCAGCCCTCACCGGTTTGCCATTTGTAACAGCTGAAAACAAATTTGAAGCTCTTGCTGCTCACGATGCGATTGTAGAAGCACATGGTGCGTTGAAAACTGTTGCCGTTAGCCTTATGAAAATTGCCAATGACATCCGCATGCTCAGCTCAGGACCACGCAGCGGTATTGGTGAAATTTTCATCCCCGATAACGAGCCAGGTTCTTCTATCATGCCCGGCAAGGTAAACCCCACCCAGTGTGAAGCGCTGACCATGATTGCGGCTCAGGTGTTGGGCAATGATGTGGCCATCAACATTGGTGGTGCCACTGGTCATTTTGAACTGAACGTGTTTAAGCCGGTGATGATTTACAACTTCCTGCACAGTGCCCGCCTTATTGGCGATGGTTGTGTAAGCTTCAACGACAAATGCGCCGTAGGCATTGAGCCGATAGAAGCCAACATCAAAAAACACGTAGACAACAGCCTGATGCTGGTAACTGCTTTGAACACCAAGATTGGTTATTACAAAGCTGCTGAAATAGCACAGAAGGCCCACAAAGAAGGTACTACGCTGAAAGAAATGGCGGTGAAGCTGGGCTATGTAACACCTGAAGAATTTGACGCTTGGGTAATTCCTGCCGATATGGTGGGTGAACTCAAATAA